In Fimbriimonadales bacterium, the following are encoded in one genomic region:
- a CDS encoding sigma-70 family RNA polymerase sigma factor translates to MTQQPAEDHLLIKRCQKGERDALDELVRKYYQRAYQFAYRLSGDSDIAADLVIETFTRVYLNIHRFRQDSLFSTWLFRILTNCFLDMKKKGKGLKVESLDTLVQSEEGVVQKEYEDQSETPDTGVERDEKALWLAKAIESLPEYQRVMIVMYHIENMSYEEIAQVLDLPLGTVKSRLNRARLTLREMLSPVEELFLR, encoded by the coding sequence ATGACCCAGCAACCTGCAGAAGACCACCTTCTCATCAAACGCTGCCAAAAAGGGGAACGGGATGCGCTCGATGAATTAGTGCGCAAATACTATCAGCGTGCTTATCAGTTCGCATATCGGTTGAGCGGAGACAGCGACATCGCGGCCGACCTCGTAATAGAAACATTCACCCGCGTTTATTTGAACATTCACCGTTTTCGCCAAGACAGCCTGTTCAGCACATGGCTTTTTCGAATACTAACGAATTGTTTCCTCGACATGAAGAAGAAGGGGAAGGGTCTGAAAGTAGAAAGCTTGGATACCCTCGTTCAATCTGAAGAAGGTGTGGTGCAAAAGGAGTACGAAGATCAGTCGGAGACGCCGGATACTGGCGTCGAGCGCGACGAGAAAGCACTTTGGCTTGCCAAGGCGATCGAAAGCCTTCCTGAATACCAAAGGGTAATGATCGTCATGTACCACATCGAAAACATGAGTTACGAGGAAATTGCGCAGGTGCTCGACCTTCCGCTCGGAACGGTGAAAAGCAGGCTGAATCGGGCAAGGCTAACTTTACGCGAAATGCTCTCGCCTGTCGAGGAACTTTTTTTGCGATGA